TTATGTAGATACTGGAATTACCTGAGGAAGCAAACATTTGTTCTGGAATCATATACAACAAAAGTTAACTGGATAATGAATCGGGCACTATTTTCTTCCCACTGCTATCTATCCTGGGGATTTGTTGCTCCCTACGTCATGGCAATGTTTCATGTTGCAGCAGCACTAACAGCATACTCAAAGGAGTACCCAATTGATGAAACATCCTTTAGTTTTTGTGGTGAGCACACAATCCCTTCTAGGTAGGTTTGGTTCAGTTGAAAAATCCTTGTGCAGGACAGTGCTAAGTATCTAATTTTCTTCTTACCCACAgaagaaattcaaaatattttagtGGGCCCTCTAAACCTTTATTTAACACTTGAATCTAGTGGTGACGGTTCCTAAAGAACAGGGAGGAAAAAGtaatgaaagaagaaacacTTATACTTTAGGAAGTAAACACAAACTAGAAAAGACCGTGGTTGCTGACTATATATAGACATTCATTCTTTCTAGTGAATCTTTCACTTAAGTATTATGAATTGCTTTGGCGCAGGATTGATGCTTGTGGGCTGCCTGGCTCTGTGCACTATTTTAGAACTGCTTTCAATGTGGAACTTGACTAAGGTGGAAATTGAACTCTGCAACATGTTGTCTCCTGAGGGGCCTGCAGTCTCACTTGATTCCTATAACTGGGCCCTTGTAAGTCCACCTGCACAACGCTTAGAAATATTATGCATTTTAAACCAAAGCATAAAGAAATTATTGCCTAATATTTGTATGTATATTGCTAGTAATTTGGGTCaatcttttattaaaatttctTTTAGACGATAATTTACTAATTTTGGTTGTAATTTATACTCTCTGAGCAGGTATTTATTGCCATGTTGGTTGACAATTTCTTATATCCTGTTTCCGCAATACGATCTCATTTTTCTCAGTCTATCAACTGGTCTGGTGTCCGGTACCACTTGAAGAATGGGAAGATAAGCAAGGTATGCTGATTGCAGACTACCCAATTTTATTTCAGTCTTAAATTTGCAGAGCACCATTTCATGCTTGTTGGACATAGTGTCACCATGACTGAGAAATCTGTGTAATCAATACCACAACTTGAGACGTGGGGAGTTGAAGCCAGTTTTGATGTTCTTAGAAGCACTTTAATGGAGAACCCTAGTGCTTGTCTTAGTGTAATAACTAAGGAGTTTTGTGTTTTGGTCGTTCCTTTTAACTGGCTTCTTTTAATagggggaaagagaaagaaatagaaaatgtaGGACTTATACGCCTATCACCTACTGTAATGCAGATCGACAGAAGGAAGGACTCTGGTTTAATTTTTTCAGATCTGGGAGGAAAACATCTATACGGGAAGAGGGGAGCTCCTCCCAGAAACTCATTACTTGGCTCTTTGGCAAGAAGTTTGGCGCAGTGGCACCAACCCAAGAAATTCGATGTTTAGCAAGGCCTTAGGCCCAGGtcattcttttttcccttttgccTTTTGTTTAGGAGATCCAGTTTTCCCCCCTTTTTAATTCTTATTCTTGTTCAAGCAATTCAATTCTTCAGCTTCAACCCTTATTTGGACTGGGTTGATTTTGTATTGTCATTGATTGTAACCTTTTTGATTTATATAATCATTGTACTGCCATTGATTGTAATCTTGTGATTATatataatcaaaattttcatttgagAGGCAATTAAAGTCGACTTCTGAAGctgaaacatttttttttaaatctctggGGATAACTCTTTCAAATCATATCGCAAGGGTACTAGTGTTGTTTGTAGTGTTGTTTGTTGGTACTCATCACTGCGGCTGCCGACACGACTTGGGGCACTGAGAGCCACACTTGTTACTGGATGGATGAGGATTTATAGGATGTAAGTTCAAAATTCgtaggaaattagggtttataaGAATGGAATTGGGATATCCAAAcgaaatcgaaatcgaaatcgaaatcgGTTAGAATCGGCTAAAATATGTCCCAACTCTAGAAATCCTGTATGGGTTGACAGATCAGGTTGGCCTCTTGATCCAATCCCGATTCTTAACACACTGTAGGAAATATTTTTGGTGAGCTTCTTattggtttttctttcttcttttaattttcttacTTAAAGGGGGGGGGACTTGGTGATGAGAAAAAGGGTAGAAGAGGGGGAATGTTATGTGccatagtcccacatcggtcccataagggattggatcccacatcggtcccataagggattggatgtgggcatatataatattgggttccctccccttgtagatcggtttatgagggtgagttaTTTCAATTgtaacattggtgctttcattgacctGCCCTCTGCGGTTGGCTACTTGGGAGGGGCGACTTTGTGTCAGAGTGCAAGCCGCTAGGAAAGGGTTACCTGCCACCGAGAAAAGGTCTTGGATCAGAGTGGAGCCGCCTAATGAGGCTACCTGATCCGGAGTGGGCTGACAAGGACATCGGCCGTTAAAGGGTGGGGTAATATTATGTgtaatagtcccacatcgatcCCATAAGAAATTGGATGTGagtatatataatattgggtttCCTCCCTTTATAGATCGATTTATGAGGGTGATTTCTTCCAATAGTAACAGGGAAAGATTCTAGAGTTCAAGTATTGAAACAAGTTGACTTGGCTTTTTTCTAGAGGAAGAAGGAACAGGAAAAGCTATACAGTGTGCATAAAGGAGAACGGAAGGATAAAAGTAATGTGATATTTCCTTCAACATTTCTTGGACATTCTTTATTATTGCCCCCTTTGTTTATAGATTACGAGGAGTGGTTGATGGAGAGCGGCCAAAAGATTAAGGCCCTCAAATCAAAAACGAAGGATACGTCTTGTAtctatgaaaagaaaataaaagaagaggaggGTATTTCCGGGTGCAGAAAGATGTGTACTGTTGGTCAACATTCCAATGGATGGAAAAAAGATCCGACAAGAAAATGACTGAAACCCACCAATGGTCCAATGCAcacaaaataccaaaaaaaaaaattgaaaaatgggTCCCAACCTCccagggagagagaaagagagagttttGGATATTTGGAGGTGAACTTTTGCTGGTCCCCTACTAAGTCAGTAGAAGTTAGGCAAGGCTCACTGACAAGGACCCTTCCTTCCCCTCCCTGGATCTTCACTCCCTCACTTCCCCCACTTCGATGTTACAATGTCACCGCATCATGGATGTTTTTATCAGTGCCTTGGTTTTTTTAAGgcaaattatatttttattgaggAGTGAGGCCCAAACCTTAATCTTGCGGTGCTTTGCAGTTCGAGCTTAAGAGCTCaacatcaaaaaaataaaaaattaaaacatggtcAATCGAGTTCGTACCGTTGGATGAAGTATCTTTCACGTGTCAAGCTCTTAGGTTCGAATGACAAGACATCGCAAGATGAAAGAATTATAAAGAATTTTAATTCGTATGGTGCCTATGCCAAGACACAGAAGAGTGCGAAATAACCATCCCCGTCTCCCATGAAATGCAAAATGATTGTCCCGCTTGATGCTTTAACGTGCGCTCTCATTGATCCCATGTGTGAGTAGGGACCATGCTCCCCATAGAAAACacttcttattttttaaaatgtcgGATCGGCCTGATGTAGTTGATCCTTATTATTGGTGTTGAGTATTGTAAAGACCATGTTTTATATAACCTAGGAAGTGCTGCTATATCATGATTCTAAGTAGTGATATCATATCGGCCGATATATAGTAATATTGGCGAAACCTGATACTGTTATGATACCGATATAGATTGGTAATTCAGTTTTGAAATTACATTCGATTCCAACCTACCTGTACAGCTCAATTCCAACCAATCCCTATCGCATCGTATTTTGATCTCGGCGGAAATGGAGTCATTGGTACCTATAACTTTATACAACATTAATATTAGTTTGTCATCAATTGATGCAGGGTAGGGTTTTGTAATTCTGAATTCAGATTGGTAGAATGTGCAGAGGAATACGTAGAGGACTAGAGGACTCTGTAGGTGGGGTTAAGTCTATAGATAGattgatggggggggggggggggagcagagAGCATCATGCTCAAGTCTCAATGCTTCCCAGGGTTTACCCTTTCCATGTATTCCtcttataataataatagtgtTCAGGTAAAACAAATTTCTAAATCCCAATAAAAGCACAAACATGACAAATTACAAGGTAGTAGTAGATCCcctaattcttttttattttttgataaagagTATATCCCTTATTCCCCTGTTAACATCTGAAGCCAAAAAGTTGGGTAACTCATCTGATTTTGAGAATTGAAGCGGAAGAGAGTGTAGAGAGTAGGGACTGTACCACTCTATGTGGCTTCAGttggttttttatttctatCACCTGAGAGGCTGAGAGAACCTGAGAACCcaacagaagaaaagaagaaaaagaaagaaaagcacaTGAGCTTTACAGCTCTCCATAGCTTCCAAGTTTCTCAGACACTCACCAGTTACTGATTGTTGAATGAGACGGCTCTTTCACCAATTCGGCTCTTTGGAGTACAGAGCACAGATcagatcagagagagagagtacagaCTACATATGACAGATTACAGTGTGTGCCCAGTCCCAGAATCAAATACTTTTCAAGCATTTTTTGATAAGTCATTCCCACCAcccctttttgggttttgagggTCCTTCACACTGTGCTTAGGCCTTTGCCTTAGAGATCACAAGTATCACCTCCACAGCACCCAAGTTATTTTTCAAGGGAGAGCTTTAATACCCAGAATCGGATCCAGACCAATCAGACCGATCGAATTGGATCAAAATCGGTCAATTATTATGGTTGAGTTTGGATTATCCAAGTAACTCAGCCTGTCCCGATCGCGGTTTAAAGAATTTGAATTGAATCAGCAGAATAGACCAACCCCAATCTCGATCTTTGCCAATCTAGAGCAACCGATCCCTACTGGGTTTCTAGGATTCAAATTGATTCCTGCACCAATTCCGACTGAATTAAAATTAGAATCAACTGAGACCATCCTATCCTGTTGCATTCCACATATTTGAACCTTGAACCCAAACCCACCAGTATTGGTCTTTGAGATTGAGAATTTGATGAAAAGAGAGGGAATTGTTCGTTGTCTCGTGGAAGGGGACAGGACGAAATGAGGGACTTGGAGATAATGCAGAGGATTATGAGTGATTAGTAGGTAATAAgccaaaaacaataaaacaataaaacatgtcCAGTAATGCACGGCACTTAGATTGCAGTGCATATGGGCGCTATCAGAGGCAAACCCTGCTGACCAGGCCATCAGAGAGGTTAGCCAAACAAGGTGATGAGGTCAgaaattatttaaataactatttCTTAAGattcattctttctttcctcttttctttagCCCCTCAAAAGTCCCAACCTCCCAAACCCCTCCATGAAAATTAACCATTATTTTACACTGGTTTGTCATCAAAGACACGCAATCCTGACGTGTTGCTTCAATCTGTTTCCTTCCCGAGTGCTGCGTCACGAAAATGACAAAAATCCTTTCTTAATCAAAGACATCAAAAGATGGGGCTGGAAGAATTTCACACCAGAAAATAACCCCCAATCATAGCTACAACACTGAGCTTGGCTTtaagctttttcttttttggtttgggtttttaaTCAAATTATCTTGAACATTGTACAAAGGTCCCCATGATTTCCCAACCATACATTCCTGCAAATCCCAAACACTTcataaactgaaaaagaaaaaaatggaatccAGCATGAAGCAAATACATAACCTTTTGATTTCTCTACAGCTTGATGTCCTTGTAACCCATAACCCAGGTCTTCTTTTTACAAGGGCAGAAAAAGGTCACCAAAAAAGTGGGAGAAAATGGTGTAAAACTGCTATAGCTAAATCTTAAATTACAAAACCAAATTAGATACTTTGCCATGTACTGGAGAGAATCTCTAATGACAATTTCTCTCTCATCAACTTCCTCCTTTCACTCCACTGTCGAGTCTAGTAGTCTTTCCTGGCTTACTGCTACCAACTGCAACAAAAAATCAAAGCACAAACCCATTATCAATCCCTAGGACTAGAAGCTCAAAGTTACCCAACAGAATATAAGCATGAACAGAGGAGGGGATTTAAAAGCTGTGGTACAACTTACGCTGTAATGTGGGAAGCTCAGAGCTCTTCAACACACGAAGCCTCTTCACTGTTGACACAAACATACTGCAACAAATGTAAACCCAGGAAGGAAAGATCAGTTCCCTCATAAATAGAAAAACCATAATAATTCCAACAAAACTAACAGATTTAGAGTGAGAAACTTACTGCCATGGGACATCCCCCACAAGCATCCTATCTCCCTCATTATCCTCATAAACGAGAGTAAATTCTCCTTTTCCATCCAATAAACCCGTAATTGGCTTGTGATCTGCGTTGTTGTTCTGATCTCCAGCAGCAGAAGAATCTCCTTGAGCTacacaaagaaagaaagcaaattAAGAAAACCCCatctttgttcttttgtttcttttgcttCACCATGAAAGAAGTGAGACCCTTTCATAAGCCTGAGCCAAAAAAATTCGCCTAAACATCTCCAGTATTGAGTTTAAATAACCTGCAAGAAGGCCTCTGAAGAGTTCATCAACTGCAGACGAGAGTTTTTCATAGCTGCCATAGGCTATGAGATCCACTTTCCTTCCAATAGGGACTCCATCCATGTTAATCTTCACGAACAGACCCTTCCGACAAACTTCAGTTTTCTCGACATTCACCTCAGCTGGAGGTGAGTCACGTATCTCCGGTGCCGGCTTGGATGAACTGCCGCTTGCAAGATTCTTCCTGAATGAACGAACTGGAGGCCAACCCACTACTGGAGCAGGAgaagttctgattttttttttttttttgcagcaGAAAACAAGACAAACCCAAGTCACAAGAcgaaattcaaaattttgtttagTCTGAAagcaataatatatataattcaGAACACCAGAACAAGCTTACAGTCCCATAAAAGAGAGATGATCAGATATTCCATattgaaaggagaaaaaggagtttaaaaaacaaaaacagaaacccAATGGCAGGTTACAGTTCCATTTTATAAAGACAGGGGAACATTCAGCAGAAAGAGCAGCCATTAcgaaaagggaagaaagattAAATCGCAACTGCCAGAGCAATTAGCAGATTTCATAACAATAACAGGACCCCCCCCTCCCTTATTAACAGTGAAAAGCTGATATTTTCAGaaagataaaatcaaagatACAAAAGAACACAAAATCTGGCACAAGAAACCTTTTCCAAGTCTTGGCCCAAAAAAATTGCATAATAAATTCATATTACTTCTCGAATAATCAGAACATCCAACTATAAATTCAAGGGAAAGTAGAAAAGAAGGAGTACCTTTTGTTGGAGCTGTTGAGAGTAGATGTATTTGCAGGAACGGAACCAGAAGCTGGAGAACATGCCTTCTTTTCATGGTTCTGTAACTCGGCAGCTAGTTTTGTGTCATTACATGCCTTTGGGGGTTCCTTTGGCATAACAGGTAAGCTCTGGGGAATCGACGGGAACTGAAGAAACTGAGGCTTTggctgttgttgctgctgatgggtcttcacttggaaaggtgaaggagaaggagacGTTGAAGAACACCATGGAGAAGAGATAACAGTCCCACCTGTTTTTTCTGAAAATGTAAGCTTCTGGTTCTGGTTTGTGTTGTGGGTCATCAACCATGTCTGGTCTCCTGCTTTGGCTTCAACCGTATCTAAGAACCCTCTCTTTGCCCCAGCAGAAATATTGTTGTTATGGTTGTTATTGGACTTAGAAGCCAGAGAAGAGAAGCACCCAAGAGACAGAAGAGATTCATCTCTTTCTCTGCcgtccttttctcttttctctttgtcAAACCAATCTTCTCCCGGCGGTCCCAGCCTTAACTCCAACTTTTTTTCCTCTGAAACTCCAAATCTGGCTTTATCTCTTCTTGCAAGCCACTCTCTTTGAGAATACAATTCTCGGTTCCTAGAAGAACCCTCCATTTCTATTCTtaagaaaggaaacaaaatggaagaaatctAGATGGGAAAAACCAAATTTCACTTCCAACTTTTTACCCAGAGAAATTAAGTAA
The nucleotide sequence above comes from Telopea speciosissima isolate NSW1024214 ecotype Mountain lineage chromosome 3, Tspe_v1, whole genome shotgun sequence. Encoded proteins:
- the LOC122656129 gene encoding auxin-responsive protein IAA18-like — its product is MEGSSRNRELYSQREWLARRDKARFGVSEEKKLELRLGPPGEDWFDKEKREKDGRERDESLLSLGCFSSLASKSNNNHNNNISAGAKRGFLDTVEAKAGDQTWLMTHNTNQNQKLTFSEKTGGTVISSPWCSSTSPSPSPFQVKTHQQQQQPKPQFLQFPSIPQSLPVMPKEPPKACNDTKLAAELQNHEKKACSPASGSVPANTSTLNSSNKRTSPAPVVGWPPVRSFRKNLASGSSSKPAPEIRDSPPAEVNVEKTEVCRKGLFVKINMDGVPIGRKVDLIAYGSYEKLSSAVDELFRGLLAAQGDSSAAGDQNNNADHKPITGLLDGKGEFTLVYEDNEGDRMLVGDVPWHMFVSTVKRLRVLKSSELPTLQLGSSKPGKTTRLDSGVKGGS